A genomic stretch from Desulfohalobium retbaense DSM 5692 includes:
- a CDS encoding winged helix-turn-helix transcriptional regulator, whose protein sequence is MSAPSAHPPALKSCQGRTYYCSVELALQIIGGKWKPLVLWHLGSETVLRFNQLRRTIPSITQKMLTQQLRELESDGLVQRTVYAEVPPRVEYALTELGQSVMPVLRQLCRWGGEYEKRFSVEKEAAPSPRSATS, encoded by the coding sequence ATGTCCGCTCCGTCTGCCCACCCGCCTGCCTTGAAATCCTGCCAGGGCCGGACCTATTATTGCTCCGTGGAACTCGCCCTGCAGATCATCGGAGGCAAGTGGAAACCGCTCGTGCTCTGGCATCTCGGCTCAGAAACCGTTTTGCGCTTCAATCAGCTCCGGCGCACGATCCCCAGCATCACCCAGAAGATGCTCACCCAGCAATTGCGGGAATTGGAGTCCGACGGACTGGTTCAACGTACGGTCTACGCCGAGGTTCCGCCGCGTGTCGAATACGCCTTGACCGAGCTTGGCCAGAGCGTCATGCCGGTCTTGCGGCAATTGTGCCGCTGGGGCGGAGAATACGAAAAACGGTTCTCGGTCGAGAAGGAGGCCGCTCCGTCACCGCGCTCCGCGACCTCGTAA
- a CDS encoding lipase family alpha/beta hydrolase: MVGLAGAIVAGFCFVVLISYGLWGWFYWQEEGTGSQSFWRVFGWGAVSALVAWLLTLFTYPFGMVGWGCRGRISGQGEHPVLVLIHGVYHNKMAWWLFRFWLKRAGYSEVITWSYGSWNRDFWTLSRALATDLRQIGRQAGGRQLICLGHSMGGLLVRAALAQPDNRDPEAVKLAGVVTLGTPHQGSKLASLGWGGLARSLSFRGRLIAQLEALEHQSPSRLGRAVALVSPADNMVVPSTGLLPAVGQWEVRWTRPVSHIAMLYSPSVFRQVRGVLDDLNGV, from the coding sequence GTGGTGGGCTTGGCCGGGGCTATTGTGGCAGGGTTTTGTTTCGTCGTGCTGATAAGTTATGGCTTGTGGGGTTGGTTCTATTGGCAGGAAGAGGGGACAGGTTCCCAGTCTTTCTGGCGGGTTTTCGGCTGGGGGGCGGTCAGTGCCCTGGTCGCCTGGCTCTTGACGCTGTTCACCTATCCCTTCGGGATGGTGGGATGGGGGTGCCGGGGACGGATTTCAGGCCAGGGGGAACACCCCGTCCTTGTGCTGATTCATGGCGTCTATCACAACAAGATGGCGTGGTGGCTTTTCCGTTTCTGGCTCAAGCGGGCCGGGTATAGCGAGGTGATAACCTGGTCCTATGGGAGTTGGAATCGGGATTTTTGGACCTTGAGCCGGGCCCTGGCCACGGATTTGCGGCAGATCGGCCGCCAGGCAGGCGGGCGGCAGCTCATCTGTCTGGGCCATAGCATGGGCGGGCTGCTGGTTCGGGCGGCCCTGGCGCAGCCGGACAACAGGGACCCAGAGGCGGTGAAGCTGGCAGGCGTGGTGACGCTGGGGACGCCGCACCAAGGTAGCAAATTGGCCTCACTGGGCTGGGGCGGGCTGGCCCGCAGCCTCTCCTTCCGGGGGCGATTGATCGCTCAGCTGGAGGCATTGGAGCACCAGAGTCCCTCCCGGTTGGGACGGGCCGTGGCCCTGGTCTCCCCGGCGGACAATATGGTCGTGCCTTCCACAGGGCTCCTTCCTGCAGTCGGGCAATGGGAGGTGCGCTGGACCCGCCCTGTAAGTCATATCGCCATGCTCTACAGTCCGAGTGTTTTCAGGCAGGTGCGAGGGGTCCTCGACGATCTCAACGGTGTATAG
- the ablA gene encoding lysine 2,3-aminomutase codes for MKIYSEQQQEIAEKISPTATKSNWTDWKWQLRHSISDLATVEKLLDIEFDPEKRKQYAKTMEIFPMSVTPYYLSLIDTEDYENDPVFKQAIPLPDELDIAVHDMKDPLSEDEDSPAPGITHRYPDRVLFHVSNTCSMYCRHCTRKRKVGDSDFVPCRDDLQAGLDYIRNTPQVRDVLLSGGDPFMLPDHQIDWLLGQLRSIEHVEVIRIGSRMPVVLPYRITDNLVSILKKHHPLWLNTHFNHPRELTQSSRKALAKLADAGIPLGNQTVLLAGVNDCPRLMKTLIHKLVQNRVRPYYLYQCDLSEGLTHFRTPVGKGIEIIESLIGHTSGFAVPTYVIDAPGGGGKIPVMPNYIVSWGTNKVILRNYEGVITTYTEPDCYQVTYCDRDCDNCNLTLKLSDAEEYRAIGIEKLLSDWDETCSLTPQDTERLERRDDNGDD; via the coding sequence ATGAAAATTTATAGCGAACAACAGCAAGAAATTGCAGAAAAAATCTCTCCAACAGCTACAAAATCAAACTGGACGGACTGGAAATGGCAGTTACGGCATTCCATATCAGACCTGGCGACAGTTGAAAAACTTTTAGATATTGAATTTGATCCTGAAAAACGGAAGCAATACGCCAAGACAATGGAAATATTTCCAATGTCTGTGACCCCGTATTACCTTTCGCTCATAGATACAGAAGACTATGAAAATGATCCAGTTTTCAAACAGGCCATACCCTTACCCGATGAGTTGGATATTGCCGTTCACGACATGAAAGATCCTCTTTCCGAAGATGAAGACAGCCCTGCTCCAGGTATTACGCACAGATACCCCGATCGGGTCCTCTTTCATGTCAGCAATACCTGTTCCATGTATTGCCGCCATTGTACGCGGAAACGCAAGGTCGGCGACTCGGATTTCGTGCCCTGTCGCGACGACCTCCAGGCCGGGCTGGACTATATCCGGAATACCCCGCAGGTCCGGGACGTCCTGCTCTCCGGCGGTGACCCGTTTATGCTCCCGGACCATCAGATCGACTGGTTGCTGGGGCAGCTGCGTTCCATTGAGCATGTCGAGGTCATCCGCATCGGATCCCGCATGCCGGTGGTCCTGCCTTACAGAATCACGGACAATCTGGTCAGCATCCTCAAAAAACACCACCCCTTGTGGCTGAACACCCACTTCAACCATCCTCGGGAATTGACCCAGTCCTCACGAAAGGCACTGGCCAAACTCGCTGACGCCGGCATCCCCTTGGGCAACCAGACCGTTCTCCTGGCCGGGGTCAACGATTGCCCGCGCCTGATGAAGACCCTGATCCACAAGCTGGTCCAGAACCGGGTTCGCCCCTATTACCTCTACCAATGCGATCTCTCCGAGGGGTTGACCCACTTTCGCACGCCGGTGGGCAAGGGCATCGAGATCATCGAGAGCCTCATTGGGCACACCAGCGGGTTTGCCGTGCCGACCTACGTCATTGACGCCCCGGGCGGCGGCGGCAAGATCCCGGTCATGCCCAACTACATCGTCTCCTGGGGCACGAACAAGGTCATCCTGCGTAACTACGAAGGGGTCATCACCACCTATACAGAGCCGGATTGCTATCAGGTCACCTATTGCGACCGGGATTGCGACAACTGCAATCTGACCCTGAAACTCTCCGACGCTGAGGAGTACCGGGCGATCGGTATTGAAAAACTCCTTTCCGACTGGGATGAGACCTGCAGTTTGACGCCCCAGGACACGGAACGGCTGGAGCGGAGGGACGACAATGGCGACGACTGA
- a CDS encoding potassium channel family protein yields the protein MDNSTLRFRLSLALLVTVSAASIAGFMAAEDLEFADAVYFCIVTLTTVGYGDIHPASPTGKLIAAGLMVTGVGTFMGVVSAATDTLLNRRDKKLRHSRLNILVGTFFSEIGTSLLRHCVAMDHHSAPLRAELLVDQTWQAQDFQIAKARLAAYDFALTPEASNLEQTRRVLLEHTGFLLRLLENPNLIEHEQLTDLVWAVFHLKDELAHREELAGAPATDLNHLAGDLQRVYRQLAAQWIDYMAHLQQEYPYLFSLAVRLNPFDPHAQADVTQA from the coding sequence ATGGACAACAGCACTCTCCGTTTTCGACTCTCCCTGGCGCTGCTCGTAACCGTCAGTGCGGCCAGTATCGCCGGGTTCATGGCTGCCGAGGACCTGGAGTTTGCCGACGCGGTCTATTTTTGCATTGTCACCTTGACCACCGTGGGCTATGGCGATATCCACCCCGCTTCTCCGACGGGCAAATTGATCGCCGCCGGCCTGATGGTCACCGGTGTCGGGACTTTCATGGGCGTCGTCTCTGCGGCCACCGACACTCTCTTGAACCGGCGGGACAAGAAACTGCGCCACAGCCGGCTCAATATCCTGGTCGGCACATTTTTCAGCGAAATCGGGACCAGCCTCTTACGCCACTGTGTGGCCATGGACCACCATAGTGCCCCTTTACGCGCTGAACTCCTTGTCGACCAGACATGGCAGGCCCAAGATTTCCAAATCGCTAAAGCCCGTCTGGCTGCTTACGATTTTGCTCTGACTCCTGAGGCCTCCAACCTGGAACAAACACGTCGTGTACTTCTGGAACACACCGGTTTTCTGCTGCGATTGCTGGAAAACCCCAATCTCATCGAGCATGAACAATTGACGGATCTCGTCTGGGCGGTCTTTCATCTCAAAGACGAACTCGCCCACCGGGAGGAACTGGCCGGGGCGCCCGCAACCGATCTGAACCATTTGGCCGGAGACCTGCAACGGGTCTACCGCCAGCTGGCGGCGCAATGGATAGACTACATGGCCCATCTCCAGCAGGAATACCCCTATCTGTTTTCCCTGGCTGTTCGTTTGAACCCCTTTGATCCCCACGCCCAGGCGGACGTGACCCAGGCTTGA
- a CDS encoding sigma-54-dependent transcriptional regulator — translation MQSIHILFLSAKATTDRELESLLEQDGYAVTTTRDFESLERHLDGRDFDLVILCLPLAPDQELNLLEKIKSHSPLTEVILITSTPNVEGAVASMKKGAFHYMAQPYKPNEVRLLTSNALEKRLLRLEVQELRSMVRNKESLPNLIGKNPRMQNLKREIARVAPLDCNVLILGETGTGKELVAKTIHNMSMRADQKFLAVNCGALNEELLGNELFGHEKEAFTGAQRVKKGVFEALAGGTLLLDEIGDMPLAMQVQLLRVLQEKSIMRIGGTREIPVDTRVLAATNRPLQEDVQAGGFRQDLYYRLNVFTLRIPPLRERADDIPLFCRYFLEKYTLEFNKTIERFSDEVVEILQHYQFPGNVRELENIIERAIVLCDGPVLERRHLPRRLRSPRALQYETKTRDHLLPLAELERQYIEDVLSIVGGNKKKAAEVLGIDRTTLWRKLKNQNETS, via the coding sequence ATGCAAAGCATACATATCCTTTTTCTTAGCGCAAAAGCAACAACCGACAGGGAACTCGAATCCCTTTTGGAGCAAGACGGGTATGCGGTAACCACGACCCGGGACTTCGAAAGCCTGGAACGGCATCTCGACGGTCGCGACTTTGACCTGGTCATTCTCTGCCTCCCTCTGGCCCCGGACCAGGAACTCAACCTCCTGGAAAAAATCAAGAGCCACTCCCCCTTGACCGAGGTTATCCTGATCACCAGCACCCCCAACGTCGAGGGGGCGGTGGCCTCCATGAAAAAAGGGGCGTTCCATTACATGGCCCAGCCCTATAAACCCAATGAAGTCCGGCTGCTGACCTCCAATGCCCTGGAAAAACGGTTGTTGCGCCTTGAGGTCCAGGAATTGCGCAGCATGGTCCGTAACAAGGAATCGCTGCCCAACCTGATCGGCAAAAACCCGCGGATGCAGAACCTGAAGCGCGAAATCGCCCGGGTGGCCCCGCTTGACTGTAACGTGCTCATCCTGGGGGAAACCGGTACGGGCAAGGAATTGGTGGCCAAGACCATCCACAATATGAGTATGCGGGCCGACCAAAAATTTTTGGCTGTAAACTGCGGGGCCCTGAACGAGGAATTGCTCGGCAACGAATTGTTCGGACACGAAAAGGAGGCCTTCACCGGTGCCCAACGGGTTAAAAAGGGAGTCTTCGAAGCCCTCGCCGGCGGAACTTTGCTTTTGGACGAAATCGGCGACATGCCGCTGGCCATGCAGGTCCAACTCCTGCGCGTGCTGCAGGAAAAAAGCATCATGCGTATCGGAGGCACCCGGGAGATCCCTGTTGACACCCGGGTGCTGGCCGCCACCAACCGTCCCTTGCAGGAGGACGTTCAAGCCGGAGGCTTTCGCCAGGATCTTTATTACCGCCTCAACGTCTTCACCCTGCGCATCCCGCCGCTACGGGAACGTGCCGACGACATCCCGCTTTTTTGCCGCTACTTTCTGGAAAAATACACGCTGGAGTTCAATAAAACCATCGAACGGTTCTCGGACGAAGTTGTCGAGATCCTCCAGCATTATCAATTTCCGGGCAATGTGCGTGAACTGGAAAACATCATCGAACGGGCCATCGTCCTCTGCGACGGACCGGTCCTCGAACGGCGCCATCTGCCCCGCCGCCTCAGGAGCCCCCGGGCCTTGCAATACGAGACCAAAACCCGGGACCATCTCCTGCCGTTGGCGGAATTGGAACGGCAATATATCGAGGACGTGCTGAGTATTGTCGGGGGCAACAAGAAAAAAGCGGCCGAAGTCTTAGGCATCGATCGCACCACCCTGTGGCGCAAACTCAAAAATCAGAACGAGACTTCCTGA
- a CDS encoding acyl-CoA thioesterase produces MRPKTIAESAVTMCHLMLPQDANPAGSIHGGVIMKHIDTAGGVAAIRHVRGNAVTASIDRLDFHIPAKIGELLILKASVNGVGRRSLEVGVRVETEDLFTGDLRHCASAYLTFVALNQEGHPTGVPPLQPETHDERRRMREANERREARLGGKKG; encoded by the coding sequence ATGCGCCCGAAAACTATTGCCGAAAGCGCCGTGACCATGTGCCATCTCATGCTGCCCCAGGACGCCAACCCGGCCGGTTCCATTCACGGCGGCGTCATCATGAAGCACATCGACACCGCCGGCGGCGTAGCGGCCATCCGCCATGTGCGGGGCAACGCCGTAACCGCTTCCATTGACCGCCTGGATTTCCATATCCCGGCCAAGATTGGCGAATTGCTCATTCTCAAGGCCAGTGTGAACGGGGTCGGACGACGCTCTCTGGAAGTCGGCGTCCGGGTGGAGACTGAAGACCTCTTTACCGGGGATCTGCGCCACTGCGCCTCGGCCTATTTGACCTTCGTGGCGCTGAATCAAGAGGGCCACCCCACCGGGGTGCCCCCGCTCCAGCCAGAGACCCACGACGAGCGGCGCCGGATGCGTGAGGCCAATGAACGCCGCGAAGCACGGCTCGGCGGCAAAAAAGGCTGA
- a CDS encoding glycosyltransferase family 4 protein has product MRIAIVTDAWPPQINGVVTTLTHTVQELKKAGHSVKVIHPGLFPLTMPCPSYPQIKLAIAPRKRLAHLLEDFAPEAIHAATEGPLGLSCRNYCVQKGAPFTTSFTTRFDEYVSLRSPIPSRFVLHLMRWYHSRSAALMVATPQLQQELHDQGFCRLELWPRGVDTALFHPDPEATFPGARPHLLYVGRVAVEKNIEAFLNLRTPGTKYVVGDGPDLPKLKERYPEAVFLGAHKGRDLAAHFAAADVFVFPSKTDTFGVVMLEAMACGVPVAAFPVRGPADIIDQGGTGWLDANLEHAVEKALTCTPEACRQQALRYSWARSAAHFVRNLVPWTASHASALMARDT; this is encoded by the coding sequence ATGCGCATAGCCATCGTCACCGATGCCTGGCCGCCGCAGATAAACGGCGTCGTCACCACGCTGACACACACGGTCCAGGAACTGAAAAAAGCTGGACACAGCGTCAAGGTCATCCATCCCGGTCTGTTTCCGCTGACCATGCCGTGCCCGAGCTATCCCCAGATCAAGCTGGCCATTGCCCCTCGAAAGCGACTCGCCCATCTCTTGGAAGACTTCGCGCCGGAAGCAATCCATGCAGCCACCGAAGGGCCACTGGGGCTGTCCTGCCGCAATTATTGCGTCCAAAAGGGCGCCCCTTTCACCACTTCCTTCACGACCCGCTTCGATGAATATGTCAGTCTGCGCTCCCCCATCCCGAGTCGCTTTGTTCTGCACCTCATGCGCTGGTACCACTCCCGTTCAGCGGCATTGATGGTGGCCACGCCGCAACTCCAGCAGGAACTCCACGACCAGGGATTTTGCCGCTTGGAACTCTGGCCCCGTGGCGTGGACACTGCCCTCTTTCACCCCGATCCAGAGGCCACCTTTCCCGGAGCGCGGCCGCACCTGCTCTATGTCGGCCGTGTGGCAGTGGAAAAAAATATCGAGGCATTTCTCAACCTCCGCACTCCTGGAACCAAATATGTTGTCGGCGACGGTCCGGATCTTCCCAAACTCAAAGAGCGCTATCCCGAGGCGGTCTTTCTCGGAGCCCACAAGGGCCGGGATCTGGCCGCGCACTTCGCTGCCGCAGATGTTTTCGTCTTTCCGAGCAAGACCGACACCTTTGGGGTGGTCATGCTTGAGGCCATGGCCTGCGGCGTTCCCGTGGCCGCTTTTCCGGTTCGGGGCCCAGCGGATATCATTGATCAGGGGGGTACCGGGTGGCTCGATGCCAATCTGGAACACGCCGTCGAGAAGGCCCTGACCTGCACCCCAGAGGCCTGCCGTCAACAGGCCCTGCGCTACTCCTGGGCACGTTCGGCGGCCCATTTCGTCCGCAATCTCGTTCCGTGGACCGCGTCACATGCTTCCGCCCTGATGGCGAGGGATACATAA
- a CDS encoding CoA-binding protein, translating to MSHSQRVVVLGASPKTNRYSNQAVRMLKEYGHEVIPIHPRETAIEGCPVRTSLAEVEGEVDTLTVYVGPARLTPLVAQITTLAPRRIILNPGTESEEAQKAFQSAGIPVVIGCTLVMLRSNQFDLESQ from the coding sequence ATGTCCCACTCTCAACGAGTCGTTGTTCTCGGCGCCAGTCCCAAAACCAACCGCTATTCCAACCAGGCCGTGCGCATGCTCAAGGAATACGGGCATGAAGTGATCCCCATCCACCCCCGGGAAACGGCCATCGAGGGCTGCCCGGTTCGGACCTCCCTAGCCGAAGTTGAGGGCGAGGTGGATACATTGACCGTCTATGTCGGCCCGGCGCGGCTCACCCCCCTCGTCGCGCAAATCACCACCCTGGCGCCCAGACGGATTATCCTCAACCCGGGAACCGAATCCGAGGAGGCCCAAAAAGCGTTTCAGTCCGCTGGCATCCCGGTGGTTATCGGATGCACGCTGGTCATGCTGCGCAGCAACCAGTTCGACCTGGAATCCCAGTAA
- a CDS encoding PEP/pyruvate-binding domain-containing protein, with product MTAHWLPLDHPASTRADDVGHKCANLAQAREKGFAIPPAVVIPVQAHRYYHHEKKWPDGLRASIIQAAQHLGLDAGVAVRSSGTREDLGEHSFAGQYATLLDVRDPQALLGAVEACWSSQESDQVRAYQDQHEGSGQAGWVAVLIQKMVPARHAGVAFSRNPLFPARAETIVEAVDGLGEGLVNGQRSPVRATLRDKEPVRVEEASSNTPSVALADETWRRIGAMAMTLEQHFGHPQDIEWAEDHEGTLWLLQSRPISTIRPEDMRIPAGLWTRKIANDLWSDRLTPFLAREMERNASRFDLSRAAGWLGIPVARPSVRVINGFLYVNAERITAILQGIPKNFRLSNLSSLVPPSRRVDLGPTKWSRVVSSSLRALLFFAGNPWANPLSSGLVNRIHRHLMGGKLRRQGRRSVQTPGQSLAAIDTDLALLARNQQRNQWPYAYATGLTWTLQWVLEEKLGLNQEVFLTLLNKRGDNVTLRIERTLRTLAERIARNPALRHRFQTEPIERLRFNLPQWLQIELANFMNRYGCRSPHRTLTVPRWEEDPGQVLAFLRSLSAEPRSGTNAPRASIDAWRQIPLFWRPFVWILLRATRSFLDLREELRFVLDKNLCLLRRHLLRLGKQTGLGEHIVFLTREELQTLVHSPEERDRLIGLAEERIQRHRQSEYAPVYYSDGRAEEEFMIQEGSLQGIGTSAGQTSGTAQIVQDPSEVRLRGEVIVVAAHTDPGWTPLLSLVKGLIVEEGGLLSHCAIVARELGIPAVVGVHRATTRIPDGAQVSLNGATGHIAIATDPASPN from the coding sequence ATGACGGCCCATTGGCTCCCCCTTGACCATCCTGCCAGCACACGGGCCGACGATGTCGGGCACAAATGCGCCAATCTGGCCCAAGCCCGGGAAAAGGGATTCGCTATCCCTCCGGCCGTGGTCATCCCGGTCCAAGCCCACCGCTATTACCATCACGAAAAGAAGTGGCCCGACGGCCTCAGGGCAAGCATCATCCAGGCCGCACAACACCTCGGTCTCGATGCAGGGGTAGCGGTCCGGTCCTCAGGTACCCGGGAGGATCTGGGCGAGCACAGCTTTGCCGGACAGTATGCGACATTGCTGGACGTTCGCGACCCCCAAGCGCTCCTTGGCGCTGTGGAAGCGTGCTGGAGCAGCCAAGAGTCCGATCAAGTCCGTGCTTACCAGGATCAACATGAGGGGTCAGGCCAGGCCGGCTGGGTAGCCGTACTGATCCAGAAAATGGTGCCCGCCCGGCACGCCGGGGTCGCCTTTAGTCGCAATCCGCTTTTCCCGGCCCGGGCCGAGACCATTGTCGAGGCAGTGGACGGGCTGGGAGAAGGGCTGGTCAACGGCCAGCGCTCCCCTGTCCGGGCCACCCTCCGTGACAAAGAACCGGTCCGGGTCGAAGAGGCTTCGTCCAACACCCCATCTGTGGCCCTTGCCGACGAGACTTGGCGACGGATCGGGGCCATGGCCATGACCCTGGAGCAACACTTCGGTCACCCTCAGGACATAGAATGGGCCGAGGACCATGAGGGGACCCTTTGGCTCTTGCAATCCCGGCCAATTTCGACCATCCGTCCCGAGGACATGCGCATCCCCGCCGGGCTCTGGACCCGCAAGATCGCCAACGATTTATGGTCCGACCGGCTTACCCCTTTCCTGGCCCGGGAGATGGAACGAAACGCCTCTCGCTTTGACCTCTCCAGGGCCGCCGGCTGGCTAGGCATTCCCGTTGCCCGTCCTTCTGTGCGCGTCATCAATGGATTTCTCTACGTCAACGCGGAACGGATCACTGCAATCCTCCAGGGAATTCCCAAAAATTTTCGTCTAAGCAACCTTTCGTCCCTGGTACCGCCTTCCCGCCGGGTGGATCTCGGCCCGACCAAATGGAGCCGGGTCGTCTCCAGCTCATTGCGGGCTCTGCTTTTCTTTGCAGGCAACCCGTGGGCCAATCCGCTCAGCAGCGGCCTCGTGAATCGGATCCACCGCCATTTGATGGGGGGCAAACTCCGCCGCCAAGGGCGACGGTCTGTTCAAACACCTGGGCAATCACTGGCGGCGATCGACACCGATCTGGCCCTGCTGGCGCGCAACCAGCAACGCAACCAATGGCCTTACGCCTACGCCACTGGATTGACCTGGACGCTGCAATGGGTGTTGGAAGAAAAGCTCGGCCTCAACCAGGAGGTCTTCCTGACCCTGCTCAACAAGCGCGGGGACAATGTGACCTTGCGCATAGAGCGTACACTGCGCACTCTGGCCGAGCGCATCGCCCGCAACCCGGCATTGCGCCACCGCTTTCAGACCGAACCAATAGAGCGACTGCGATTCAATCTTCCGCAATGGCTGCAGATCGAATTGGCCAATTTCATGAATCGCTATGGGTGTCGCAGTCCCCACCGGACATTGACCGTGCCCCGCTGGGAGGAAGATCCGGGACAGGTTCTGGCATTTCTGCGCTCCTTGAGCGCAGAACCGCGCTCCGGCACGAACGCTCCCCGGGCCTCCATCGACGCGTGGCGCCAGATACCGCTTTTCTGGCGCCCATTTGTCTGGATACTTCTCCGCGCGACCCGATCTTTTCTGGATTTACGGGAGGAGCTCCGGTTTGTGCTGGACAAAAATCTCTGTTTGCTCCGCCGGCACCTGCTGCGCCTTGGCAAACAGACAGGACTGGGGGAGCATATTGTCTTTCTCACACGGGAAGAATTGCAGACACTGGTGCATTCCCCGGAAGAACGAGACCGATTGATTGGCCTGGCTGAAGAGCGCATTCAACGCCACAGGCAGTCAGAATATGCCCCGGTGTACTACTCGGATGGGAGGGCTGAGGAGGAATTCATGATCCAGGAAGGATCGCTGCAAGGCATTGGGACCAGCGCCGGTCAAACCTCGGGCACCGCGCAGATCGTCCAGGATCCGAGTGAGGTCAGGCTCAGGGGGGAAGTCATCGTCGTTGCCGCGCACACCGATCCCGGCTGGACGCCGCTGTTGAGCCTGGTCAAAGGGTTGATTGTCGAGGAGGGAGGCTTGCTCAGCCATTGCGCCATTGTCGCCCGGGAATTGGGAATTCCCGCTGTTGTGGGAGTGCACCGGGCCACGACCCGCATTCCAGATGGCGCCCAGGTGAGCTTGAACGGCGCCACGGGCCACATCGCCATCGCCACTGATCCAGCATCGCCCAATTGA
- the ablB gene encoding putative beta-lysine N-acetyltransferase, with amino-acid sequence MATTDVLEYKGQSRLQHGPLNDRIYLMKLDPGDFPGIVVDLDDLAAEHGYSKIFAKVPERFRDGFLEQGYLEEGRVPRFYEGQETAVFLGKFLASWRGIATDQHRLQEVLEAAEAKQNGPVPATQPDLAAVELGVEHAAQAAQLYDTVFDSYPFPIHDPTYIRETMHSHVRYFGVFDGQRLVALSSSEIDAAARNVEMTDFATLPEYRSKGLAGFLLDHMDTAMREAGLLTAYTIARAVSFGMNITFARAGYAYGGTLINNTNIAGKLESMNIWYKQL; translated from the coding sequence ATGGCGACGACTGATGTGCTCGAATACAAAGGCCAGAGCCGACTCCAGCACGGGCCATTGAACGACCGCATCTATTTGATGAAACTCGATCCCGGGGACTTCCCCGGGATCGTCGTTGATTTGGACGACCTCGCCGCAGAGCACGGCTATTCAAAGATCTTTGCCAAGGTTCCGGAGCGCTTTCGCGACGGCTTTCTGGAGCAGGGATACCTGGAAGAAGGTCGTGTGCCTAGATTCTATGAAGGGCAGGAAACAGCGGTCTTTCTCGGAAAATTCCTGGCCAGCTGGCGAGGGATAGCCACCGACCAGCACCGGCTGCAAGAGGTCCTCGAAGCCGCTGAAGCCAAGCAGAATGGGCCTGTCCCTGCGACCCAGCCGGATCTTGCAGCGGTGGAACTCGGTGTAGAGCACGCCGCCCAAGCGGCCCAACTCTATGATACGGTATTCGACTCCTATCCCTTCCCGATCCACGACCCCACCTATATCAGGGAAACCATGCACAGCCATGTCAGATACTTCGGGGTTTTCGACGGGCAGCGTTTAGTGGCCCTTTCCTCGTCTGAGATCGATGCCGCGGCCCGCAATGTGGAAATGACCGATTTCGCCACCCTTCCCGAGTACCGGAGCAAGGGGCTGGCCGGATTTCTCCTCGATCATATGGACACGGCCATGCGCGAAGCCGGCCTGCTCACAGCCTACACCATCGCCCGGGCCGTTTCCTTCGGCATGAACATCACCTTTGCCCGGGCCGGGTACGCTTACGGCGGAACACTGATCAACAACACCAATATCGCCGGGAAACTTGAAAGCATGAACATCTGGTACAAACAACTCTGA